One genomic window of Halovivax cerinus includes the following:
- a CDS encoding winged helix-turn-helix domain-containing protein codes for MPVLLKDHDAELTLRPGTTKSDIVAYLYHNPEWGYSPQDLTDALDIPRGTATTTLKRLYEDDYVGKTDDGYYYALGEREDIRQYVSSLDQVDRLFGHHREADVTPEEPDKQIGEGRTDEELDAELDALEDGSGDVDE; via the coding sequence ATGCCGGTGCTGCTCAAAGATCACGACGCCGAACTGACCCTTCGGCCAGGAACCACGAAATCAGATATCGTGGCCTACCTGTACCACAATCCCGAGTGGGGGTACTCTCCGCAGGACCTCACGGACGCCCTCGACATCCCGCGAGGGACCGCCACGACGACGCTAAAACGCCTCTACGAAGACGATTACGTCGGGAAAACCGACGACGGGTACTACTACGCGCTCGGCGAACGGGAAGACATTCGCCAGTACGTCTCCAGTCTCGATCAGGTGGACCGGCTGTTCGGCCACCACCGCGAGGCCGATGTCACGCCCGAGGAACCCGACAAACAGATCGGTGAGGGCCGGACCGACGAGGAACTCGATGCCGAACTCGACGCGCTGGAAGATGGGAGTGGCGACGTAGATGAGTAA
- the tsaA gene encoding tRNA (N6-threonylcarbamoyladenosine(37)-N6)-methyltransferase TrmO yields MTITYTPIGRVRSPYESPADVDHDAVDETTGEIVLDGEYEAGLEGIEEFSHVVVFAQLDEIDEYRLTARPPHADDLAVGVFATRSPHRPNPLAQTTVELRERDGATLHVRGLDLVDGTPIVDVKPYVGSIDDEDASFGWLQSLRE; encoded by the coding sequence ATGACCATCACGTACACGCCGATCGGACGCGTTCGCTCGCCCTACGAGTCTCCCGCCGACGTCGATCACGACGCAGTCGACGAGACGACCGGCGAGATCGTCCTCGACGGGGAGTACGAGGCCGGTCTCGAGGGCATCGAGGAGTTTTCACACGTCGTCGTCTTCGCCCAGTTAGACGAGATCGACGAGTACCGCCTCACCGCTCGGCCGCCACACGCCGACGACCTCGCGGTCGGCGTCTTCGCGACGCGGAGTCCTCACCGGCCCAACCCGCTCGCCCAGACGACCGTCGAGTTGCGTGAACGCGACGGAGCGACGCTTCACGTCAGGGGACTCGATCTCGTCGACGGGACGCCGATCGTCGACGTGAAACCGTACGTCGGATCGATCGACGACGAAGACGCCTCCTTCGGGTGGCTCCAGTCGCTGCGGGAGTGA
- a CDS encoding helix-turn-helix domain-containing protein, with product MATEATFTVPSDQFPLGTVFTQLPDVTVELERLIPAGDVVIPYFWVRGTAVDDIEDAFTDHPGVERIQLVDSVADEYLLRVEWSVEYDDVLSVLTEVDVPLVGATGTSRQWTFDIRGDTRSDVAAFHTRCRELEIPVTITELHALTPLETETESALTETQEEALVLAYNRGYFESPREVTMEEIGDELGISPQAVASRLRRGINHILGHTLSDVSAPPRDET from the coding sequence ATGGCGACCGAGGCTACCTTCACCGTGCCGTCCGATCAGTTCCCGCTCGGCACCGTGTTCACGCAGCTCCCGGACGTGACGGTCGAACTGGAGCGATTGATCCCGGCGGGGGACGTGGTGATCCCCTACTTCTGGGTCCGCGGGACTGCGGTCGACGACATCGAGGACGCGTTCACCGACCACCCCGGCGTGGAACGGATCCAACTCGTCGATTCCGTCGCGGACGAGTACCTCCTCCGGGTCGAGTGGTCCGTTGAGTACGACGACGTCCTGAGCGTGCTGACCGAGGTCGACGTCCCCCTCGTCGGCGCGACGGGGACGAGTCGGCAGTGGACGTTCGACATCCGCGGGGACACCCGAAGCGACGTCGCGGCCTTTCACACGCGCTGTCGAGAGCTGGAGATTCCGGTCACGATCACGGAACTCCACGCCCTGACGCCGCTCGAGACCGAGACGGAGTCAGCGCTCACCGAGACACAGGAGGAAGCCCTGGTGCTCGCCTACAATCGCGGGTACTTCGAATCTCCACGGGAGGTGACGATGGAAGAGATCGGCGACGAACTCGGTATCTCACCGCAGGCCGTCGCCTCGCGCCTCCGACGCGGTATCAATCACATCCTCGGCCACACGCTCTCCGACGTATCGGCGCCACCCCGGGACGAGACCTAA
- a CDS encoding YgaP family membrane protein, translated as MKKNVGGTDRTARLVVGPILALVGVAILGGWIGLGGTLGTVLGALAVLVGVVLLFTGATQVCVLNRLLGVDTYRGR; from the coding sequence ATGAAGAAGAACGTCGGCGGCACCGATCGCACCGCACGGCTCGTCGTCGGACCGATCCTGGCGCTGGTCGGCGTCGCCATCCTCGGCGGCTGGATCGGCCTCGGCGGCACGCTGGGAACGGTTCTGGGCGCGCTCGCGGTCCTCGTGGGCGTGGTACTCCTGTTCACCGGCGCCACACAGGTCTGTGTATTGAACCGGTTGCTTGGCGTCGATACCTACCGCGGGCGGTGA
- a CDS encoding PPOX class F420-dependent oxidoreductase codes for MESIPADATDLFEKRTFAHLTTLFPDGSPHATPVWIGYDEAANRLLVNTERDRQKEKNVRADPRVALSMTDPDDPYRMLSVTGEVDELTTDGAREHADELAGRYTGTAAYPSPIETERIIMRIRPDTVRYGGD; via the coding sequence ATGGAATCGATCCCCGCAGACGCGACCGACCTGTTCGAGAAGCGGACGTTCGCCCACCTGACAACGCTGTTCCCCGACGGCTCGCCGCACGCGACACCCGTGTGGATCGGCTACGACGAGGCGGCGAACCGACTCCTCGTCAACACGGAACGCGACCGACAGAAGGAGAAGAACGTCCGCGCGGACCCCCGGGTAGCCCTCAGCATGACGGATCCCGACGACCCCTATCGGATGCTCTCCGTGACGGGTGAAGTCGACGAGCTCACGACCGACGGCGCCCGCGAACACGCAGACGAATTAGCGGGGCGCTATACGGGAACCGCGGCGTATCCGAGTCCGATCGAGACGGAACGTATCATCATGCGTATCAGACCCGACACGGTCAGGTACGGCGGAGACTAG
- a CDS encoding tyrosine-type recombinase/integrase, translating into MSRNRRRRDPEEFTPREAVQRYLRRREADSTEGSLHGWEYRLKLWIEWCESVGIVTVGQLRPYDMDEYYEIRASDVAPATLEGEMWTLKKLAGFLEDLGAVEDGLADSVRIPDLDPEDRSNNAKLHTEDAVALLKFYRNSEKHYGTRAHAFLELAWFTGARQGGLRALDIRDVHLGDQPYADFRHRPESGTPLKNKLGGERPVALRPETAEVVRFYIRNNRYDVRDENGRQPLLASAKGRPGKNTLRVWSYLATEPCLMGECPHGKERASCEWTEYAHASKCPSSRSPHRIRTGTVTWLLNRGWPPEDVAERVNATVKTIEEHYDKADPEERRRRLRDRMEKRRRPLIESLDLEDLDHE; encoded by the coding sequence GTGAGCCGGAATCGACGACGCCGCGACCCCGAGGAATTCACTCCTCGGGAAGCCGTCCAGCGGTATCTTCGACGGAGAGAAGCCGATTCGACTGAGGGGAGTCTTCACGGTTGGGAATACAGGCTGAAACTGTGGATCGAGTGGTGCGAGTCGGTCGGGATCGTGACGGTCGGTCAGCTTCGCCCGTACGACATGGACGAGTACTACGAGATCCGCGCGTCCGACGTCGCTCCGGCGACGTTAGAAGGCGAGATGTGGACGCTGAAGAAACTCGCCGGCTTCCTCGAAGATCTCGGCGCTGTCGAGGATGGGTTGGCTGATTCCGTCCGGATTCCGGATCTTGACCCCGAAGACCGGTCGAACAACGCGAAACTGCACACCGAGGACGCGGTTGCGCTGCTGAAGTTCTATCGAAACAGTGAGAAGCATTACGGAACCCGCGCCCACGCGTTCCTCGAACTCGCCTGGTTCACCGGAGCGAGGCAAGGCGGCCTCCGGGCGCTCGATATCCGAGACGTTCACCTGGGCGATCAACCGTACGCTGATTTCCGTCACCGGCCGGAATCCGGGACCCCGTTGAAGAACAAGCTTGGCGGGGAGAGGCCGGTCGCGCTACGGCCGGAGACGGCCGAGGTGGTCCGGTTCTATATCCGGAACAACCGGTACGACGTTCGGGACGAGAACGGTCGTCAGCCGCTTCTAGCGAGCGCAAAGGGTCGGCCCGGAAAGAACACGCTCCGCGTCTGGAGCTACCTGGCGACCGAGCCCTGTCTTATGGGCGAGTGCCCGCATGGGAAGGAACGAGCCAGCTGTGAGTGGACCGAGTACGCACACGCCAGCAAGTGCCCGTCGTCGCGATCTCCGCATCGCATCCGAACGGGGACAGTCACCTGGCTACTCAATCGCGGCTGGCCGCCCGAGGATGTAGCTGAGCGCGTCAATGCCACCGTGAAGACGATCGAAGAGCACTACGACAAAGCCGATCCCGAGGAGCGCCGTCGACGGCTCCGGGATCGGATGGAGAAGCGTCGTCGACCGCTGATCGAATCGCTCGATTTGGAGGATCTTGACCATGAGTAG
- a CDS encoding transcriptional regulator TrmB, translating into MIGEKELRVLSVLDAATSRRELAGELDYQETTITKALGNLEQGNLIYKERNGNQTLARPVDNRCVETLQSLTKAHPHVDFPELFTSSMLNVLYYLSSHESWTATELTERTDHARATIYRNLRTLTNRAMATKTQSHYQLTAGFEDLHVFASEFRHHLHRVRIKRDVGNGTIVWESHDDFLVRTEKTIADIDYHLTGLDAYAEYGLRFHTTSEQYYYYSANRDSLTAEELVCHLLLIENDSRHRKYALLLVAAEELSPEDVESTANEYGIADTVDPLLEFLQTCGETDSNETPQWSEFETLAAEYEVEI; encoded by the coding sequence ATGATCGGTGAGAAGGAACTTCGGGTACTCTCAGTGCTCGACGCGGCTACGTCGAGGCGAGAGCTGGCCGGGGAGCTCGACTACCAGGAGACGACGATAACCAAGGCACTCGGCAATCTGGAACAGGGAAATCTCATCTATAAAGAGCGAAACGGGAACCAAACGCTCGCGAGACCTGTTGATAATCGGTGTGTAGAGACGCTGCAGTCACTCACGAAGGCACATCCGCACGTCGATTTTCCGGAGCTATTCACCTCGTCGATGCTGAACGTGTTGTACTACCTGAGCAGTCACGAGTCGTGGACGGCCACCGAACTCACAGAGCGTACGGATCACGCCCGGGCGACAATCTACCGAAATCTGCGGACGCTTACGAATCGCGCAATGGCGACGAAAACGCAGAGCCACTATCAGCTCACAGCGGGCTTCGAGGACCTGCACGTCTTCGCGTCCGAGTTCCGTCACCACTTGCACCGAGTTCGAATCAAACGCGATGTGGGAAACGGGACGATCGTCTGGGAGTCACACGACGACTTCCTCGTCCGCACCGAGAAGACGATAGCGGATATCGACTACCACCTGACTGGTCTCGACGCCTACGCCGAGTACGGGCTTCGGTTTCACACGACGTCCGAGCAGTACTACTATTACTCGGCGAACCGGGACTCACTCACCGCTGAGGAGCTGGTGTGTCACCTTCTCCTCATCGAAAACGATTCCCGGCACAGAAAGTACGCCCTCTTGCTGGTTGCTGCGGAAGAGCTGTCGCCCGAAGACGTCGAATCGACCGCGAACGAATATGGGATTGCTGATACAGTCGACCCATTGCTGGAATTCTTACAGACTTGCGGTGAGACCGATTCGAACGAGACGCCGCAGTGGAGCGAGTTCGAGACGCTGGCGGCCGAGTACGAGGTCGAGATATGA
- a CDS encoding winged-helix domain-containing protein, with the protein MSLKDGLILEFLADHDLELPPKPLYRNLNRHGHEIGYSTVRLRLSELDDHGLIRQTEDGGYYEITEKGRAYLDGELDASDLEDSDESE; encoded by the coding sequence ATGAGTCTGAAAGATGGTCTGATCCTCGAATTCCTCGCGGATCACGATCTCGAGCTCCCGCCGAAGCCGCTCTATCGGAATTTGAATCGACACGGGCACGAAATCGGGTACTCGACGGTCCGGCTTCGGCTCAGTGAGTTGGACGATCACGGACTCATCCGTCAGACCGAAGACGGCGGATACTACGAAATCACCGAGAAGGGGCGTGCGTATCTCGACGGCGAACTCGACGCGTCGGACCTGGAGGACTCAGACGAATCCGAGTGA
- a CDS encoding DUF5797 family protein gives MSLSEEARDRLADVVQLQPTKNSELQDRWDLESGSDVHQFLESELSEYYFRDDNSLIRATPEAADLVDVEPGIESDPDDGVPSRVSVTPFQETILSVVPGPSDRSASVVAVLQAVRETGAVDDPDVDDVRSGLQRLKRLGIVEVEYRTVPTYRLAVDRDEFDVSVSE, from the coding sequence ATGAGTCTCTCCGAGGAGGCGCGCGATCGCCTCGCCGACGTGGTGCAGCTCCAGCCGACGAAGAACAGCGAACTCCAGGATCGGTGGGACCTGGAGAGCGGCAGCGACGTCCACCAGTTCCTGGAATCGGAGCTCTCGGAGTACTACTTCCGCGACGACAACAGCCTCATCCGGGCGACGCCGGAGGCAGCCGACCTCGTCGACGTCGAACCTGGCATCGAAAGCGATCCGGACGACGGGGTTCCATCGAGAGTGAGCGTGACGCCCTTCCAGGAGACGATCCTCTCCGTCGTCCCCGGCCCGTCGGACCGCTCGGCGAGCGTCGTCGCCGTCCTCCAGGCCGTCCGCGAGACCGGAGCGGTGGACGACCCCGACGTCGACGACGTACGGTCGGGGCTGCAACGGCTCAAGCGCCTCGGCATCGTCGAGGTGGAGTACCGGACGGTACCGACGTACCGGCTGGCGGTCGACCGCGACGAGTTCGACGTATCAGTGAGTGAGTGA
- a CDS encoding nucleotidyl transferase AbiEii/AbiGii toxin family protein: MIGPSTFTSPPVPLGARPRVIGSRDIDIGIHVDASWSSDDLRETPVGETISAVEDLGYTKSRFGFVQHFLRDSQDRISEDEASEHGMHDVFQVYVDIIPDTTELDEFRNAYGFKPPAEPLLKPVFDADTGGQLAEHVSWSPSAGTLIVSPELLAAMKIRSLPDRDKSHKRVKDVADLHALL; the protein is encoded by the coding sequence GTGATTGGGCCGTCCACCTTCACGTCACCCCCGGTTCCACTCGGCGCACGGCCGCGAGTAATCGGCTCAAGAGACATCGATATCGGCATCCACGTAGACGCGAGTTGGTCGAGTGACGATCTCCGGGAAACACCGGTTGGAGAGACTATCTCGGCAGTCGAAGACCTTGGATACACGAAGAGCCGGTTCGGATTCGTCCAGCACTTCCTCCGTGACAGTCAGGACCGAATCAGCGAAGACGAAGCAAGCGAACACGGCATGCACGACGTGTTCCAGGTATACGTCGATATAATCCCGGACACCACGGAGTTAGACGAGTTCCGAAACGCGTACGGGTTCAAACCACCGGCGGAACCACTCCTGAAACCGGTATTCGACGCGGACACGGGCGGACAGTTAGCGGAGCACGTGTCGTGGTCGCCGTCCGCCGGAACGCTGATTGTGTCGCCGGAATTGCTGGCCGCGATGAAAATTCGCTCACTCCCGGACCGAGACAAGAGTCACAAACGGGTGAAGGATGTTGCCGACCTTCACGCCCTCCTCTGA
- a CDS encoding DUF7344 domain-containing protein: protein MHGDTGDFDTVLDLCRNDHRRIALAVLATEGRAVTGDDLTTAILEYNHQTPASEVGEDVLTRVTNSLYHEHIPRLESAGVVDHDRERDRVEPTDRLEELRPSLDTIVELDPGLEPPIEL from the coding sequence ATGCATGGGGATACCGGTGATTTCGACACGGTGCTCGATCTCTGTCGGAACGACCACCGTCGCATCGCGCTCGCTGTGCTCGCAACGGAGGGGCGGGCGGTGACGGGAGACGACCTCACCACGGCTATCCTCGAATACAATCACCAGACTCCAGCGTCAGAGGTTGGCGAGGACGTACTCACGCGGGTCACGAATTCGCTGTATCACGAACACATTCCCCGGCTGGAATCGGCCGGCGTCGTCGACCACGACCGCGAGCGCGACCGCGTCGAACCGACGGACCGACTCGAGGAGTTGCGCCCGTCCCTGGACACGATCGTCGAGCTCGACCCCGGACTCGAACCGCCGATCGAACTGTGA
- a CDS encoding DUF6036 family nucleotidyltransferase has protein sequence MSREPTFGSSAIRRQFSELAELIDDELTVYLIGGGALTLAELKNATKDVDLIVRSDSELRQLRTALRSAGYEPPAGLSESYHELEASFILENDRRRFDVFCEQVAGVLFLTDSMVSRSRHLFDEGPLSVRTVALTDIFLFKAVANREDDVDDMIRIAQGGIDDDVILEEVETQLGLIGRDEFIGAMKHKLDRLEERGYVFDIHAEIESLYVSLGTERQSTMLSPRFWSSNTMTISTRVSPSRRLNARSVWK, from the coding sequence ATGAGCCGTGAGCCGACGTTTGGTTCGTCGGCGATTCGTCGCCAGTTCAGCGAACTCGCCGAACTCATCGACGACGAGCTGACGGTGTATCTCATCGGCGGAGGTGCATTGACACTGGCCGAACTGAAAAACGCCACGAAGGATGTCGATCTGATCGTCCGGAGCGATTCCGAACTCCGACAGCTTCGAACCGCCCTTCGTTCAGCAGGATACGAGCCGCCGGCGGGCCTCTCCGAATCGTACCACGAGCTCGAGGCGTCGTTCATCCTCGAGAATGACCGACGACGATTCGACGTGTTCTGCGAGCAGGTCGCTGGCGTCCTCTTTCTAACCGATTCGATGGTCTCTCGGAGTCGACACCTGTTCGACGAAGGCCCCCTCTCGGTGCGGACGGTCGCGCTAACCGACATCTTCCTGTTCAAGGCAGTCGCCAACCGCGAGGACGACGTCGACGACATGATTCGAATCGCCCAGGGCGGGATCGACGATGACGTGATCCTCGAAGAAGTCGAAACGCAGTTGGGACTCATCGGAAGAGACGAGTTCATTGGCGCGATGAAACACAAGCTGGATCGGCTCGAAGAGCGGGGATACGTCTTCGACATCCACGCAGAGATCGAGAGTCTCTACGTCAGTCTCGGGACGGAAAGACAGTCCACGATGCTATCACCACGCTTCTGGAGTTCGAATACGATGACGATCTCTACACGGGTGTCCCCGAGTCGGCGATTGAACGCCAGATCGGTGTGGAAGTGA
- a CDS encoding transcription factor S, translating into MEFCDECGSMMKADDGTWVCASCGFEKPRGDADEFVVTDDQEAGEVIESSDESSLPETDAQCPECGNDRAYWYLQQIRSADESETRFFICTECEHKWREDDH; encoded by the coding sequence ATGGAGTTCTGCGACGAGTGCGGTTCGATGATGAAAGCCGACGACGGCACCTGGGTCTGTGCCAGTTGCGGCTTCGAGAAGCCGAGGGGCGACGCGGACGAGTTCGTCGTCACGGACGACCAGGAGGCGGGCGAGGTCATCGAGTCCTCCGACGAGTCGTCGCTCCCCGAGACCGATGCCCAGTGTCCCGAGTGCGGCAACGACCGCGCCTACTGGTACCTCCAGCAGATCCGTTCCGCGGACGAATCGGAGACCCGCTTTTTCATCTGCACCGAGTGCGAGCACAAGTGGCGCGAAGACGACCACTGA
- a CDS encoding polysaccharide deacetylase family protein codes for MKRRTYLTTATATTAVAIAGCTSGDDDPANESDDDIGDFDDDDPSETPDELAGTWDDFESLADWTATKGSMEADTGRSVTGSQSVRISADSDARGRIVKSLSAPLDCSEVVPGLAMASESSNAPAIQLWDENGHKAQYRQQTDPENPFVRRNFGLSKMGGEVDLSRIGEIHIVHWLGDDGEGDLWVDDLFFSPRSQNGQVMVQFHGGYESEYELAYPVLDEHDLPATTFVATQRVRESRNAEGDRLTTEQLDELAGAGWTVGSYASRGLRLPDLDEGDRESEVRESAAWLEDNGYDARFFAFPGGRFDEASYEAATDQYDLAFAGRFPAQGHAANPHLCTRVANPDPETAANLVDWTAEVGGITSIAFSHVDDDVVASLEAIASSVSDHRDADDLSLISPAQMADEYVF; via the coding sequence ATGAAGCGACGTACGTACCTGACGACGGCAACGGCGACGACGGCGGTCGCGATCGCGGGGTGTACGAGCGGTGACGACGACCCCGCCAACGAGTCCGACGACGACATCGGCGACTTCGACGACGACGATCCCTCGGAGACGCCCGACGAACTCGCCGGCACGTGGGACGACTTCGAGTCACTCGCCGACTGGACGGCGACGAAGGGATCGATGGAGGCCGACACCGGCCGCTCGGTCACTGGATCACAGTCCGTTCGCATCTCGGCCGACTCCGACGCTCGCGGGCGTATCGTCAAGTCGCTGTCGGCCCCGCTCGACTGTTCAGAGGTGGTTCCCGGTCTCGCCATGGCCTCGGAGTCGAGCAACGCGCCGGCGATCCAGCTGTGGGACGAGAACGGACACAAGGCGCAGTATCGACAGCAGACCGACCCGGAGAACCCGTTCGTTCGACGGAACTTCGGCCTCTCGAAGATGGGCGGCGAGGTGGACCTCTCGCGCATCGGAGAGATCCACATCGTCCACTGGCTGGGCGACGACGGCGAGGGCGATCTGTGGGTGGACGACCTCTTCTTCTCGCCGCGGAGCCAGAACGGCCAGGTGATGGTGCAGTTCCACGGCGGCTACGAGTCCGAGTACGAGCTGGCCTACCCGGTCCTGGACGAACACGACCTCCCGGCGACGACGTTCGTCGCGACCCAGCGCGTCCGCGAGTCCCGAAACGCCGAGGGCGACCGGTTGACGACCGAACAACTCGACGAACTCGCTGGCGCCGGCTGGACCGTCGGCAGTTACGCGTCGCGTGGCCTGCGCCTCCCGGACCTCGACGAGGGTGACCGCGAGAGCGAGGTTCGCGAATCTGCCGCCTGGCTCGAGGACAACGGCTACGACGCACGCTTCTTCGCGTTCCCCGGCGGTCGATTCGACGAGGCCTCCTACGAGGCCGCGACTGACCAGTACGACCTCGCGTTCGCCGGTCGGTTCCCCGCCCAGGGTCACGCCGCGAACCCGCACCTCTGTACGCGCGTCGCGAACCCGGACCCCGAGACGGCAGCGAACCTGGTCGACTGGACGGCCGAGGTCGGCGGTATCACGTCCATCGCGTTCTCACACGTCGACGACGACGTGGTCGCATCGCTGGAGGCGATCGCCTCGTCCGTGAGCGACCACCGGGATGCGGACGACCTGTCGCTCATCTCGCCGGCCCAGATGGCGGACGAGTACGTCTTCTAA
- a CDS encoding MFS transporter gives MLRSGLRSVRGAFAVDRRVFALAFARLADGIGNSFLIIVIPPYVASSVVGGPTFGLTEAMIIGVILSLYGLLNSLFQPFTGRLSDSRGARKRFILVGLAGLATTNFLYLFAGSYLSLVVLRALQGVSIAFIVPTSVALVNELATAGDRGGNMGVYNTFRLVGFGAGPVAAGAVVAGGPYALSVGDSAVTISGFEATFLIATVTALISLAMVATLITDPSDIERRAGGAPSLSLGDPRGQNVLNPVITLGLATLFMMIGISIFATLQNTVNARLDQASTWFGLQFSAFVIAQIVLQTPIGRASDRFGRRPFILAGMIVLVPTTLVQGFVGTSLAMFVARIGQGVAGAMVFAPALALAGDLAPEGESGTTLSVLTMAFGFGIAIGPLISGFLVGIDFAVPFVFAAGLAAIGAVLVATQVDETLDREGAPTAAAE, from the coding sequence ATGCTACGGTCGGGTCTCCGGTCGGTCCGCGGCGCGTTCGCCGTGGACCGTCGGGTCTTCGCGCTCGCGTTCGCCCGGCTCGCTGACGGCATCGGCAACTCGTTCCTGATCATCGTGATCCCGCCGTACGTCGCGAGCAGCGTGGTCGGCGGGCCGACGTTTGGCCTCACCGAGGCGATGATCATCGGAGTCATTCTCTCGCTGTACGGCCTGCTCAACAGCCTCTTTCAGCCGTTTACGGGACGACTGTCCGACAGCAGGGGCGCACGGAAGCGATTCATCCTGGTGGGACTGGCAGGACTGGCGACCACCAACTTCCTCTACCTGTTCGCCGGGTCGTACCTCTCGCTGGTCGTCCTTCGGGCGTTGCAGGGGGTGAGTATCGCGTTCATCGTGCCCACGTCGGTCGCGCTGGTCAACGAACTGGCGACGGCCGGCGACCGCGGCGGGAACATGGGCGTCTACAACACGTTCAGGCTCGTCGGCTTCGGCGCGGGCCCGGTCGCCGCAGGCGCCGTCGTCGCCGGCGGGCCGTACGCACTTTCGGTCGGCGACTCGGCGGTGACGATCAGCGGCTTCGAGGCGACGTTCCTGATCGCGACGGTGACGGCGCTGATCAGTCTCGCGATGGTCGCCACGCTGATCACCGATCCGTCGGACATCGAGCGGCGAGCGGGCGGCGCGCCGTCTCTCTCCCTCGGCGATCCACGCGGGCAGAACGTGCTCAATCCTGTGATCACGCTCGGCCTCGCCACGCTGTTCATGATGATCGGTATCTCGATCTTCGCGACGCTTCAGAACACCGTCAACGCGCGACTCGATCAGGCGTCGACCTGGTTCGGCCTGCAGTTCTCGGCGTTCGTCATCGCCCAGATCGTCCTCCAGACGCCGATCGGTCGCGCGAGCGATCGGTTCGGCCGACGGCCGTTCATCCTCGCCGGAATGATCGTCCTGGTTCCGACGACGCTGGTCCAGGGGTTCGTCGGGACGTCGCTCGCGATGTTCGTCGCCAGAATCGGACAGGGGGTCGCCGGTGCGATGGTGTTCGCGCCGGCGCTGGCGCTCGCCGGCGATCTGGCCCCCGAGGGGGAGTCCGGGACGACGCTGTCGGTCCTGACGATGGCGTTCGGGTTCGGCATCGCCATCGGGCCGCTCATCTCGGGCTTCCTGGTCGGGATCGACTTCGCCGTCCCGTTCGTCTTCGCCGCCGGACTGGCCGCGATCGGCGCCGTCCTCGTCGCGACGCAGGTCGACGAGACCCTGGATCGAGAGGGTGCCCCAACGGCCGCCGCCGAGTGA
- a CDS encoding ribonuclease HI family protein → MTDEPLPVEHLSPLAALVDEVLAGVGYEVAAATEVVDDTVPGYGGLFDPATDPAELRSALERLLESGLSRPPVPEAASDAFVLYVDGSSRGNPGPAGAGAVIQDAAGDELARLGRPVGARTGNNTAEYVALQLGLAELLARYEPRRLDVRIDSMTVIRDVWGGDDPTEPGVERYSEAIAAALSDGPDHRYTHLADSDPNPADALATVGADIAAFGPG, encoded by the coding sequence GTGACCGACGAGCCGCTCCCGGTCGAACACCTCTCCCCGCTCGCCGCGCTCGTCGACGAGGTGCTCGCGGGCGTCGGCTACGAGGTGGCGGCCGCCACCGAGGTCGTCGACGACACGGTCCCCGGCTACGGCGGTCTCTTCGATCCCGCGACCGACCCGGCCGAGTTGCGGAGTGCACTCGAACGACTACTGGAGTCGGGTCTCTCCCGGCCGCCCGTCCCCGAGGCGGCGAGCGACGCGTTCGTCCTCTACGTCGACGGTAGTTCGCGGGGCAACCCCGGCCCCGCCGGTGCGGGCGCCGTCATCCAGGACGCCGCAGGGGACGAACTCGCCCGTCTCGGTCGCCCCGTCGGCGCCCGGACGGGGAACAACACCGCCGAGTACGTCGCCCTCCAGCTCGGGCTCGCCGAACTGCTTGCTCGCTACGAGCCGCGCCGGCTGGACGTGCGCATCGACTCGATGACGGTCATCCGCGACGTCTGGGGCGGCGACGACCCGACGGAACCGGGCGTCGAGCGCTACAGCGAGGCGATCGCGGCGGCGCTGTCGGACGGTCCGGACCACCGGTACACCCACCTGGCCGACAGCGATCCGAATCCCGCCGACGCGCTGGCGACGGTGGGGGCCGACATCGCGGCGTTCGGACCCGGGTAG